Proteins from a genomic interval of Nerophis lumbriciformis linkage group LG01, RoL_Nlum_v2.1, whole genome shotgun sequence:
- the LOC133617927 gene encoding fidgetin-like isoform X1, with amino-acid sequence MLPPRAAAGPTVNNPPGSDEVLKRHTLLKTTGEERTGGRPVDEITGLKMQWHHEQSQWAEQHFDISSTTRSPGHKAEAYHLVPGILHCAATDQYAWANDDISALTASNLLKKYAEKYSSILAVPVSCSESPSDTVGINGRKGESDPWQDGVYSMSCIPDGVTIRKGGVSATSEVVTGLCSSPGIASSTLSEPNYSRSSCGNHISTALHSASLPSQEYSVPYSGTYLHSSYNSQSVPPPAHPSPLHSSGILQPPPPSCHPTLVPPHKGGAPDLSGYNYSAAGYPVQSSVRPGYSPRGVPLSNSYIPSGIATPTPLPPSSTLPGYPYHNHSLTPITPSHLNSCSSNTLKRTAFYITGPGDNETPYPNFGFDQTLSSADSMMYRVADSSSTNGSSNGTSGSGFDRNSEKSLHHFSLQKQYTKPSEQQQKKYNNQESSIQLSPSPCISSTLRGSRSADSLFCFISSHRSEQSAEDHHFHLSHSGAPSSSSTTCCTLSALEQLKTSDPHLLDMVTSEIVQHGPSVDWSDIAGLELAKVTLKEEVLWPILRPDIFTSLGTTSNCVLLFGPRGCGRTLLGQCLASQLGKPLLLLSGSTLVTKWLTDGERIIRASFLAARCRQPCVLFISEVDMLLASQLADKSPINRLKRELLSQLDSLLMGSGEDGSNQVLVVCSTSRPQEMDEGLHRYFALRVLVPLPDSAARHQIIRQLLTQSQQKYCISEEDLALLVQRTGGFSGLDLGRLCHEAQVGLSHVSTQQGIDSNMMPRGENRPLAYLDFESVFCKLHASTSAKEIDMYTEWNKMFGCSPKKDRLS; translated from the coding sequence GCTTGAAGATGCAGTGGCACCATGAGCAAAGCCAGTGGGCTGAACAGCATTTTGACATTTCCTCGACCACGCGCTCCCCAGGCCACAAGGCAGAGGCCTACCATCTAGTACCCGGCATCCTGCACTGCGCTGCCACTGATCAGTATGCCTGGGCCAACGATGACATCTCTGCCCTCACTGCCTCTAACCTGCTCAAGAAATATGCAGAGAAGTATTCCAGTATTCTGGCGGTGCCTGTCTCCTGTTCGGAATCTCCCAGTGACACAGTAGGGATAAACGGACGCAAGGGTGAATCGGACCCCTGGCAGGATGGAGTCTATTCCATGAGTTGCATCCCTGATGGGGTTACCATCCGCAAGGGAGGCGTTTCAGCCACCTCTGAGGTGGTAACTGGTTTGTGCAGCTCTCCTGGTATTGCCTCCAGCACTCTTAGTGAGCCGAACTACTCTAGAAGTAGCTGTGGAAACCACATTTCCACCGCACTCCACTCAGCTTCATTGCCTTCTCAGGAATATTCTGTGCCTTACAGTGGTACCTACTTGCACAGTAGTTATAATTCCCAGTCTGTGCCTCCCCCTGCACATCCGTCCCCGCTGCACAGCAGTGGAATCTTGCAACCACCTCCACCATCCTGTCACCCTACATTAGTCCCACCTCACAAAGGAGGCGCGCCAGACTTATCTGGTTATAATTACTCTGCAGCCGGATATCCTGTTCAGAGCTCAGTAAGGCCTGGATACAGCCCCAGGGGAGTACCCCTGTCAAACTCATACATTCCCTCAGGCATTGCCACACCAACACCTCTTCCCCCTTCGTCAACTTTACCTGGGTATCCATACCATAACCACAGCTTGACCCCAATCACCCCAAGTCATCTTAATAGTTGCTCCTCCAACACGCTGAAGAGGACGGCCTTCTACATAACTGGTCCAGGAGATAATGAAACTCCTTATCCTAACTTTGGATTTGACCAGACTCTGAGCTCAGCCGACAGCATGATGTACAGAGTGGCAGACAGCAGCAGCACAAACGGGAGCTCTAATGGTACCAGTGGCAGTGGCTTTGATAGGAATTCTGAAAAGTCATTGCACCACTTTTCTCTGCAAAAGCAGTACACAAAGCCTTCAGAGCAGCAGCAGAAAAAGTACAACAACCAAGAAAGCAGCATCCAGCTGTCTCCATCACCCTGCATTTCCTCCACACTAAGGGGTTCCCGCTCTGCAGACTCTCTTTTTTGCTTTATATCCTCACATCGTAGTGAGCAAAGTGCTGAAGATCATCACTTCCACCTCTCCCATTCAGGGGCTCCATCCTCCTCCTCAACAACATGTTGCACCCTTTCTGCTCTAGAGCAACTAAAAACCTCTGACCCTCACCTATTGGACATGGTTACCTCCGAAATTGTTCAGCATGGGCCCTCCGTGGACTGGAGTGACATCGCAGGCTTAGAACTCGCCAAAGTGACCCTGAAAGAGGAGGTCCTATGGCCCATCTTGCGTCCTGACATATTCACCAGCTTAGGAACCACATCGAATTGTGTGCTGCTATTTGGCCCGAGAGGCTGTGGCAGGACGTTACTAGGCCAATGCCTAGCCAGCCAGCTTGGGAAACCACTACTTCTACTCAGTGGGTCTACATTAGTCACCAAGTGGCTGACAGACGGGGAGAGAATTATCCGAGCGTCCTTCCTTGCGGCGCGCTGCCGCCAACCCTGTGTACTTTTTATCAGTGAGGTGGACATGCTGCTTGCATCGCAACTTGCTGACAAAAGTCCTATTAATAGACTGAAGCGGGAGTTACTTTCCCAACTGGACTCACTTCTTATGGGCTCAGGTGAGGATGGAAGTAACCAAGTGTTAGTGGTTTGCTCCACAAGTAGACCCCAGGAAATGGATGAAGGGTTACACAGATACTTTGCTCTGAGGGTTCTGGTACCCCTGCCCGATAGTGCAGCTCGACACCAGATTATCAGACAGCTCCTCACTCAATCGCAGCAGAAATACTGTATAAGTGAGGAGGACCTGGCACTGTTGGTCCAACGCACTGGTGGTTTCTCTGGACTTGATCTGGGCAGactctgccatgaagcccaggTGGGTTTGTCACATGTCTCCACACAACAAGGCATAGACAGTAATATGATGCCTCGGGGAGAGAATCGGCCCCTGGCCTACCTGGACTTTGAGAGTGTCTTTTGTAAATTGCATGCCAGTACATCAGCAAAAGAGATTGATATGTACACAGAGTGGAACAAAATGTTCGGCTGCAGTCCCAAAAAGGACAGACTTTCTTGA
- the LOC133617927 gene encoding fidgetin-like isoform X2, which produces MQWHHEQSQWAEQHFDISSTTRSPGHKAEAYHLVPGILHCAATDQYAWANDDISALTASNLLKKYAEKYSSILAVPVSCSESPSDTVGINGRKGESDPWQDGVYSMSCIPDGVTIRKGGVSATSEVVTGLCSSPGIASSTLSEPNYSRSSCGNHISTALHSASLPSQEYSVPYSGTYLHSSYNSQSVPPPAHPSPLHSSGILQPPPPSCHPTLVPPHKGGAPDLSGYNYSAAGYPVQSSVRPGYSPRGVPLSNSYIPSGIATPTPLPPSSTLPGYPYHNHSLTPITPSHLNSCSSNTLKRTAFYITGPGDNETPYPNFGFDQTLSSADSMMYRVADSSSTNGSSNGTSGSGFDRNSEKSLHHFSLQKQYTKPSEQQQKKYNNQESSIQLSPSPCISSTLRGSRSADSLFCFISSHRSEQSAEDHHFHLSHSGAPSSSSTTCCTLSALEQLKTSDPHLLDMVTSEIVQHGPSVDWSDIAGLELAKVTLKEEVLWPILRPDIFTSLGTTSNCVLLFGPRGCGRTLLGQCLASQLGKPLLLLSGSTLVTKWLTDGERIIRASFLAARCRQPCVLFISEVDMLLASQLADKSPINRLKRELLSQLDSLLMGSGEDGSNQVLVVCSTSRPQEMDEGLHRYFALRVLVPLPDSAARHQIIRQLLTQSQQKYCISEEDLALLVQRTGGFSGLDLGRLCHEAQVGLSHVSTQQGIDSNMMPRGENRPLAYLDFESVFCKLHASTSAKEIDMYTEWNKMFGCSPKKDRLS; this is translated from the coding sequence ATGCAGTGGCACCATGAGCAAAGCCAGTGGGCTGAACAGCATTTTGACATTTCCTCGACCACGCGCTCCCCAGGCCACAAGGCAGAGGCCTACCATCTAGTACCCGGCATCCTGCACTGCGCTGCCACTGATCAGTATGCCTGGGCCAACGATGACATCTCTGCCCTCACTGCCTCTAACCTGCTCAAGAAATATGCAGAGAAGTATTCCAGTATTCTGGCGGTGCCTGTCTCCTGTTCGGAATCTCCCAGTGACACAGTAGGGATAAACGGACGCAAGGGTGAATCGGACCCCTGGCAGGATGGAGTCTATTCCATGAGTTGCATCCCTGATGGGGTTACCATCCGCAAGGGAGGCGTTTCAGCCACCTCTGAGGTGGTAACTGGTTTGTGCAGCTCTCCTGGTATTGCCTCCAGCACTCTTAGTGAGCCGAACTACTCTAGAAGTAGCTGTGGAAACCACATTTCCACCGCACTCCACTCAGCTTCATTGCCTTCTCAGGAATATTCTGTGCCTTACAGTGGTACCTACTTGCACAGTAGTTATAATTCCCAGTCTGTGCCTCCCCCTGCACATCCGTCCCCGCTGCACAGCAGTGGAATCTTGCAACCACCTCCACCATCCTGTCACCCTACATTAGTCCCACCTCACAAAGGAGGCGCGCCAGACTTATCTGGTTATAATTACTCTGCAGCCGGATATCCTGTTCAGAGCTCAGTAAGGCCTGGATACAGCCCCAGGGGAGTACCCCTGTCAAACTCATACATTCCCTCAGGCATTGCCACACCAACACCTCTTCCCCCTTCGTCAACTTTACCTGGGTATCCATACCATAACCACAGCTTGACCCCAATCACCCCAAGTCATCTTAATAGTTGCTCCTCCAACACGCTGAAGAGGACGGCCTTCTACATAACTGGTCCAGGAGATAATGAAACTCCTTATCCTAACTTTGGATTTGACCAGACTCTGAGCTCAGCCGACAGCATGATGTACAGAGTGGCAGACAGCAGCAGCACAAACGGGAGCTCTAATGGTACCAGTGGCAGTGGCTTTGATAGGAATTCTGAAAAGTCATTGCACCACTTTTCTCTGCAAAAGCAGTACACAAAGCCTTCAGAGCAGCAGCAGAAAAAGTACAACAACCAAGAAAGCAGCATCCAGCTGTCTCCATCACCCTGCATTTCCTCCACACTAAGGGGTTCCCGCTCTGCAGACTCTCTTTTTTGCTTTATATCCTCACATCGTAGTGAGCAAAGTGCTGAAGATCATCACTTCCACCTCTCCCATTCAGGGGCTCCATCCTCCTCCTCAACAACATGTTGCACCCTTTCTGCTCTAGAGCAACTAAAAACCTCTGACCCTCACCTATTGGACATGGTTACCTCCGAAATTGTTCAGCATGGGCCCTCCGTGGACTGGAGTGACATCGCAGGCTTAGAACTCGCCAAAGTGACCCTGAAAGAGGAGGTCCTATGGCCCATCTTGCGTCCTGACATATTCACCAGCTTAGGAACCACATCGAATTGTGTGCTGCTATTTGGCCCGAGAGGCTGTGGCAGGACGTTACTAGGCCAATGCCTAGCCAGCCAGCTTGGGAAACCACTACTTCTACTCAGTGGGTCTACATTAGTCACCAAGTGGCTGACAGACGGGGAGAGAATTATCCGAGCGTCCTTCCTTGCGGCGCGCTGCCGCCAACCCTGTGTACTTTTTATCAGTGAGGTGGACATGCTGCTTGCATCGCAACTTGCTGACAAAAGTCCTATTAATAGACTGAAGCGGGAGTTACTTTCCCAACTGGACTCACTTCTTATGGGCTCAGGTGAGGATGGAAGTAACCAAGTGTTAGTGGTTTGCTCCACAAGTAGACCCCAGGAAATGGATGAAGGGTTACACAGATACTTTGCTCTGAGGGTTCTGGTACCCCTGCCCGATAGTGCAGCTCGACACCAGATTATCAGACAGCTCCTCACTCAATCGCAGCAGAAATACTGTATAAGTGAGGAGGACCTGGCACTGTTGGTCCAACGCACTGGTGGTTTCTCTGGACTTGATCTGGGCAGactctgccatgaagcccaggTGGGTTTGTCACATGTCTCCACACAACAAGGCATAGACAGTAATATGATGCCTCGGGGAGAGAATCGGCCCCTGGCCTACCTGGACTTTGAGAGTGTCTTTTGTAAATTGCATGCCAGTACATCAGCAAAAGAGATTGATATGTACACAGAGTGGAACAAAATGTTCGGCTGCAGTCCCAAAAAGGACAGACTTTCTTGA